From the genome of Bacteroides sp. MSB163, one region includes:
- a CDS encoding porin family protein has translation MKKHVLLVLLLGLTTSFCYSQVKVSVQGGAGFSGITKDKNYKADFGYRFGVGVEFPLARAWSLQTGLQLLNRKSSIDEDALETRQYEGETVLLYETKKSKMSAVYLQLPVKIATYLPLNTDCGLQISAGPYIAYGIGGNIDGEMKRDPHWSGSGLVPEGFEDLGTHREFRSDTFNKDRGLKRLDIGLSAGVDFKYKSFFVGGAVEYGLLPVSKEFLKSMFEDVFDENKITRSPHNFGVELHVGYCFNLWK, from the coding sequence ATGAAAAAGCACGTTTTATTAGTTCTACTTTTGGGTCTAACAACCTCTTTCTGTTATTCACAAGTAAAAGTCAGTGTACAAGGTGGTGCCGGTTTCAGTGGCATCACAAAGGATAAAAATTATAAGGCTGACTTCGGATACCGTTTCGGGGTTGGGGTGGAGTTCCCTTTAGCTCGTGCCTGGTCATTACAGACAGGTCTCCAACTCTTGAACAGGAAAAGTTCCATTGATGAAGATGCATTAGAAACTCGCCAATACGAAGGAGAGACAGTTTTGCTCTATGAGACGAAAAAGTCTAAAATGAGCGCCGTCTATCTTCAGCTTCCAGTGAAAATAGCGACATATCTACCCTTGAATACGGATTGTGGTTTACAAATAAGTGCAGGACCGTACATTGCTTATGGTATTGGAGGAAATATTGACGGTGAAATGAAACGAGATCCTCATTGGAGTGGTAGTGGTCTTGTTCCGGAAGGATTTGAGGACTTGGGTACTCATCGAGAGTTTCGTTCTGATACTTTCAATAAAGACAGAGGCTTGAAACGATTGGACATCGGATTGAGTGCCGGGGTAGATTTCAAGTACAAATCTTTTTTTGTCGGTGGCGCAGTGGAGTACGGCCTTCTTCCCGTCAGTAAGGAATTTCTTAAAAGTATGTTCGAGGATGTTTTCGACGAAAACAAAATAACGAGGTCTCCCCATAATTTCGGGGTGGAGCTTCATGTAGGTTACTGCTTTAACTTGTGGAAATAA